From one Humulus lupulus chromosome 8, drHumLupu1.1, whole genome shotgun sequence genomic stretch:
- the LOC133798359 gene encoding protein NRT1/ PTR FAMILY 5.6-like has product MEQEMEEMKREESGNSQKWVYDSSVDYKGKVPLRASTGVWKASLFIITIEFSERLNFFGIATNLITYLTQIIHQDLNTAAKNVNYWVGFTTIVPLIGGFLADAYTGRYTMVLFSSYVYLMGLSLLTMSQFIPTIKPCKNTSTENCQHPRKIHDVIFFLALYMISIGTGGYKPCLESFGADQFDDDHSQERRKKMSFFNWWNFALCCGIFLGVTVIVYIQDYVSWGVAFLILTITLAISIVTFYVGRTFFRYRVPQGSPLTPMIQVLIAAIRKRKLASPLDPSLLYEVPKSEMIHGRLLYHTNRLGFLDKAAIVEEKDQDDLDQQKQSNPWRLATVTRVEELKLILNTIPVWLTSLAFGVTVAQSSTFFVKQAATMNLKINDNFSIPPASVSCVAAIAMIISVTLYDRIVVPFLRRTTGNERGLSILNRIGFGLIFSVVAMFVSALVEQKRRGAYAEKRSLSVFWLVPQYVILGAGDGFTLVGLQEYFYDQVPDSMRSLGIALYLSILGVGSYLSSFLITVVDHVTEKTSGKGWIGKDMKTSRLDKFYWFLAAINGVNLCLYVIVTRGYTYKNVDRDTEKNGVNGSVENGIEQI; this is encoded by the exons ATGGAGCAAGAAATGGaggagatgaagagagaagaaagtGGTAACAGTCAGAAGTGGGTTTATGATTCTTCTGTGGATTATAAAGGAAAAGTTCCTCTCCGAGCTTCTACTGGCGTTTGGAAAGCCTCTCTTTTTATCATCA CTATTGAGTTCAGTGAGAGGCTCAATTTCTTTGGGATAGCGACTAATCTCATAACGTACCTAACACAAATAATCCACCAAGACCTCAACACAGCAGCAAAAAATGTCAATTACTGGGTAGGATTCACCACAATTGTGCCTTTGATTGGGGGGTTCTTAGCCGATGCCTACACCGGTCGATACACTATGGTCCTATTTTCGTCCTATGTTTATCTAATG GGCTTGAGTCTCTTGACAATGTCCCAGTTCATCCCAACTATAAAGCCATGCAAAAATACTAGTACAGAAAATTGCCAACATCCGAGGAAGATTCATGATGTGATTTTCTTCCTTGCCTTGTATATGATCTCAATTGGAACTGGTGGGTACAAGCCCTGCCTTGAGAGCTTTGGGGCAGATCAGTTCGATGATGACCACAGCCAAGAACGGCGGAAAAAGATGTCATTTTTCAACTGGTGGAATTTTGCTCTGTGTTGTGGCATCTTTCTTGGAGTGACAGTAATTGTGTATATTCAAGACTATGTGAGCTGGGGTGTAGCTTTTCTTATTCTCACAATCACTTTGGCCATTTCTATAGTAACGTTCTACGTGGGGAGGACTTTTTTTCGTTATAGGGTGCCCCAAGGAAGCCCTTTGACACCAATGATACAGGTCTTGATTGCAGCCATAAGGAAAAGAAAATTAGCTAGTCCTTTAGACCCTTCACTCCTATATGAAGTTCCTAAGTCAGAAATGATCCACGGAAGGCTTCTTTATCATACAAATCGACTTGG GTTTCTAGACAAGGCCGCCATAGTTGAAGAAAAAGATCAAGATGATCTTGACCAGCAGAAACAGTCCAATCCGTGGAGATTAGCAACAGTGACGAGGGTGGAGGAATTGAAGCTCATCTTGAACACCATCCCCGTATGGCTAACTTCACTGGCTTTCGGAGTTACGGTGGCACAGTCCTCAACGTTCTTCGTCAAGCAAGCTGCGACCATGAACTTAAAGATAAACGACAACTTCAGCATCCCTCCAGCCTCGGTGTCCTGTGTCGCCGCCATTGCCATGATCATCTCTGTCACGCTATACGACAGAATTGTCGTGCCGTTTTTGAGGAGAACCACGGGCAATGAGAGGGGATTAAGCATTCTCAACAGGATCGGATTTGGACTGATCTTTTCGGTCGTGGCGATGTTTGTTTCAGCCTTGGTAGAGCAAAAAAGGCGCGGAGCTTATGCAGAGAAGAGGAGCTTGAGCGTGTTTTGGTTAGTTCCACAGTACGTAATACTTGGCGCTGGGGATGGGTTTACTCTGGTGGGCTTGCAAGAGTACTTCTATGACCAAGTGCCTGACTCCATGAGAAGCTTAGGAATCGCTTTGTATCTAAGTATACTCGGAGTTGGGAGCTACTTAAGCAGCTTTCTGATTACTGTTGTGGACCATGTAACAGAGAAGACTAGTGGGAAAGGTTGGATTGGGAAGGACATGAAAACCAGTCGTTTGGACAAGTTCTACTGGTTTCTGGCAGCCATTAATGGTGTGAATTTGTGTCTGTACGTGATAGTTACGAGGGGTTATACTTACAAAAATGTGGACAGGGACACTGAGAAGAATGGGGTTAATGGTAGTGTTGAAAATGGGATTGAACAGATATAG